In Gossypium arboreum isolate Shixiya-1 chromosome 5, ASM2569848v2, whole genome shotgun sequence, a single genomic region encodes these proteins:
- the LOC108450016 gene encoding uncharacterized protein LOC108450016: MAKEQEENGNGSSKLLIELPLGEAAEGFELEKAICSHGLFMLAPNHWDPISRSFSRPFRLTSPPLTVTVGISQPPTSSSSTLYLRVYGASSLSPLHRHSLLNQVSRMLRLSESEENKVREFRSIVEALHGEEEATEYLRSFSGRVFRSPTLFEDMVKCILLCNCQFSRTLSMAKALCELQFEIQHQISSSKAAEDDFIPKTPAGKESKRKLRVSKVSIRLESKLTESKVDNSVSDLQLSQELHDFVGMGSFPSPEELAKLDESFLAKRCNLGYRASRILKLAQGVVQGNIQLTQLEEDCKETSLSSYDKLSQRLRQIDGFGPFTCANVLMCMGFYHVIPADSETIRHLKQVHSKSCTVQTVGRDVELIYAKYAPFQFLAYWAEMWHFYGQRFGKLSELPVSDYKLITASNMKHKKIATRKRSKTSAEE; this comes from the exons ATGGCGAAGGAGCAGGAGGAGAATGGCAATGGCAGTAGCAAATTGTTGATAGAGCTGCCACTAGGCGAAGCAGCGGAAGGATTCGAGCTAGAGAAGGCAATATGCAGCCATGGGTTATTCATGTTGGCCCCTAACCACTGGGATCCAATCTCCCGCTCCTTCTCTCGCCCTTTTCGTCTCACTTCTCCTCCTCTTACAGTCACCGTCGGCATCTCTCAGCCGCCCACTTCTTCTTCTTCCACTCTCTACCTCCGCGTTTACGGTGCATCCTCCCTCTCTCCACTGCACCGCCACTCTCTTTTAAACCAGGTGTCTAGAATGCTGCGGTTGTCGGAGTCCGAGGAGAACAAGGTGAGAGAGTTTCGTAGCATTGTGGAAGCATTACATGGAGAAGAAGAAGCAACTGAGTATTTGAGGAGTTTCAGTGGGAGAGTCTTCAGATCCCCTACTCTATTTGAAGACATGGTCAAGTGCATTCTTCTCTGTAACTGCCA GTTTTCAAGAACTTTGAGCATGGCTAAGGCACTTTGTGAGCTTCAGTTTGAAATTCAACACCAAATTTCTAGTTCAAAGGCTGCTGAAGATGATTTCATTCCTAAAACGCCGGCAGGGAAGGAGTCAAAGAGAAAGTTGAGGGTGTCTAAAGTTTCCATCCGTTTAGAAAGCAAACTCACAGAGTCCAAAGTAGATAATTCAGTGTCAGATCTTCAGCTTTCCCAAGAACTCCATGACTTTGTAGGCATGGGAAGCTTCCCCAGTCCCGAAGAACTAGCAAAACTTGATGAAAGTTTTCTTGCAAAACGCTGCAATCTTGGCTACCGAGCAAGTCGAATATTGAAACTTGCGCAAGGGGTTGTCCAAGGCAATATTCAACTAACGCAATTGGAAGAAGATTGCAAGGAAACAAGCTTATCCAGTTATGATAAGCTATCTCAGCGGCTGCGTCAAATTGATGGATTCGGTCCTTTCACATGTGCCAATGTGCTCATGTGTATGGGATTTTACCATGTGATTCCAGCTGATTCTGAAACTATCAGGCATTTAAAGCAG GTTCATTCAAAAAGTTGTACTGTACAGACTGTTGGAAGGGATGTTGAGCTTATCTATGCAAAATATGCACCATTTCAGTTCTTGGCGTATTG GGCAGAGATGTGGCACTTTTATGGGCAAAGGTTTGGAAAATTAAGTGAACTGCCTGTCTCTGATTATAAACTTATAACTGCTAGCAATATGAAGCATAAGAAGATAGCAACTCGTAAAAGGAGTAAGACATCTGCCGAAGAGTAA
- the LOC108450017 gene encoding transcription factor IIIA-like isoform X1, translated as MDEEKGERVSGPMFKDIRRYFCDHCGICRSKKSLITTHILTHHPEKIDNGGKEEEEVSMSNECQECGATFRKPAHLKQHLQSHSLERPFVCLVDDCHASYRRKDHLNRHLLQHQGKLFSCPIENCNSKFAFQGNMKRHVKEFHDEGSSSSDAASQKQYVCQEVGCGKVFKFASKLRKHEDSHVKLDSVEAFCSEPSCMKYFTNEQCLKAHVQSCHQYINCQICGAKQLKKNIKRHLRSHESGVASERIKCDFGGCLHTFSTKSNLRQHVKAVHEELKPFACSFSGCGMRFSYKHVRDNHEKSALHVYVPGDFIESDEQFRSRPRGGRKRTCPTVEMLIRKRVAPPQMDTMMDPGPIQGCS; from the exons ATGGATGAAGAAAAAGGAGAAAGAGTATCAGGACCAATGTTCAAAGACATAAGGCGTTATTTCTGTGATCATTGTGGAATTTGCAGATCTAAGAAGTCTCTCATCACCACCCACATCCTAACCCACCACCCG GAGAAAATAGACAATGGAGGAAAGGAAGAAGAGGAAGTTTCCATGTCGAATGAATGCCAAGAATGTGGTGCTACTTTCAGGAAGCCTGCTCATTTGAAGCAACACTTGCAAAGCCACTCTCTCGAG AGGCCATTTGTTTGTTTAGTTGATGATTGCCATGCTAGCTATAGGAGAAAAGACCATTTGAATCGTCACCTTCTTCAGCACCAAGGAAAACTTTTCAGTTGTCCAATTGAGAACTGCAATAGCAAATTTGCGTTTCAAGGCAACATGAAAAGGCACGTGAAAGAATTTCATGATGAAGGTTCATCTTCCTCTGATGCTGCAAGCCAGAAGCAATATGTCTGCCAGGAAGTAGGATGTGGAAAAGTGTTCAAGTTTGCATCAAAGCTGAGAAAGCATGAAGATTCTCATG TTAAGCTGGATTCAGTTGAAGCCTTCTGTTCTGAACCAAGTTGCATGAAATATTTTACTAATGAGCAATGCCTTAAGGCTCATGTGCAATCATGCCACCAATATATTAATTGTCAAATATGTGGGGCAAAGCAGCTGAAGAAGAACATCAAGCGGCACCTTCGATCACATGAATCAGGAGTTGCATCAGAAAGAATTAAGTGTGATTTTGGGGGTTGTCTCCATACATTTTCAACT AAATCAAATCTGCGTCAGCATGTCAAGGCTGTGCATGAAGAACTCAAGCCTTTTGCATGTAGCTTCTCTGGTTGTGGGATGAGATTTTCATACAAGCATGTCAGAGATAACCATGAGAAATCAGCACTCCACGTTTATGTTCCA GGGGACTTCATAGAGTCGGATGAGCAGTTTCGGTCAAGGCCAAGGGGTGGGCGGAAAAGAACATGTCCCACTGTGGAAATGCTTATTCGAAAAAGAGTTGCTCCACCACAAATGGATACGATGATGGATCCAGGGCCTATTCAGGGTTGCTCTTAA
- the LOC108451849 gene encoding SNF1-related protein kinase regulatory subunit gamma-like PV42a gives MQQRKDEQEATAAKTTLRLLEKKVKDMLVDQGRLVEVPYTATLGDTMNALVANKVVALPVAAPPGQWIGAGGSMILESDKQTGAVRKHYIGMVTMLDIVAYIADDDGSNDQMTDVANLEKKMMVPVSSIIGRSFEGLSLWTLNPNTNILDCMELFSKGIHRALVPVDSQMENIQGVELVESASSYKMLTQMDLLKFLKDHASELGEILSSSIKEIGCLNQNVYAITDRTKVIDAIKCLRTALLNAVPIVESSNDFEEDHRQLVDGEGRKPIGTFSATDLRGCHLSALQTWLPLRALEFTELVSRSPLFASKEGVSAPKEMVSCQPQAALAEVIEKIVSKHVHRVWVVDEQGLLAGLVSLTDIVGALRVSLLSKIDVM, from the exons ATGCAGCAACGAAAGGACGAGCAAGAAGCCACTGCCGCTAAAACTACTCTGCGGTTACTGGAGAAGAAGGTGAAAGATATGCTGGTGGACCAGGGGAGACTAGTGGAAGTACCTTACACGGCCACGCTAGGTGACACCATGAACGCATTGGTGGCCAACAAGGTGGTGGCGCTACCGGTTGCTGCGCCTCCAGGTCAATGGATAGGGGCTGGTGGCTCAATGATTTTGGAGTCTGATAAACAGACGGGGGCTGTGCGGAAGCACTACATAGGGATGGTTACCATGCTTGATATTGTGGCATATATTGCTGATGACGATGGTAGTAATGATCAGATGACGGACGTTGCTAATCTTGAGAAGAAGATGATGGTGCCGGTATCGTCGATTATAGGGCGCAGTTTTGAGGGACTTAGCTTATGGACTCTAAACCCAAACACAAA CATTTTGGACTGTATGGAATTGTTTAGCAAGGGAATCCACAGGGCCTTGGTCCCAGTGGACAGTCAAATGGAGAACATTCAAGGAGTTGAACTTGTGGAGTCTGCATCCAGCTATAAGATGCTTACACAAATGGACTTGCTGAAATTCCTCAAGGACCATGCCTCTGAATTGGGGGAGATATTATCAAGCAGCATAAAGGAAATAGGTTGCTTAAACCAGAATGTTTACGCCATAACCGATCGTACCAAAGTGATAGATGCCATCAAATGCTTGAGGACTGCCTTGCTCAATGCTGTCCCTATAGTTGAGTCCTCTAATGATTTTGAAGAAGATCACCGACAGCTGGTAGAT GGCGAAGGAAGGAAGCCAATTGGAACATTTTCAGCAACAGATTTGAGGGGTTGCCATCTTTCGGCACTGCAGACATGGTTGCCTCTAAGGGCACTGGAATTCACCGAGCTAGTCTCAAGGAGCCCTTTATTTGCATCCAAGGAGGGGGTGTCGGCGCCAAAGGAAATGGTGAGTTGCCAGCCGCAGGCGGCCCTCGCAGAAGTAATTGAGAAGATCGTATCGAAGCACGTGCACCGAGTGTGGGTGGTTGATGAACAAGGATTACTTGCGGGGCTTGTTTCTCTCACCGATATAGTTGGAGCCCTCAGGGTTTCGTTGTTGTCAAAGATTGACGTCATGTGA
- the LOC108450017 gene encoding transcription factor IIIA-like isoform X2 — MNQYQVGRPPEKLHQVSLGHAVWYLKRPFVCLVDDCHASYRRKDHLNRHLLQHQGKLFSCPIENCNSKFAFQGNMKRHVKEFHDEGSSSSDAASQKQYVCQEVGCGKVFKFASKLRKHEDSHVKLDSVEAFCSEPSCMKYFTNEQCLKAHVQSCHQYINCQICGAKQLKKNIKRHLRSHESGVASERIKCDFGGCLHTFSTKSNLRQHVKAVHEELKPFACSFSGCGMRFSYKHVRDNHEKSALHVYVPGDFIESDEQFRSRPRGGRKRTCPTVEMLIRKRVAPPQMDTMMDPGPIQGCS, encoded by the exons ATGAATCAGTATCAGGTTGGGAGACCTCCTGAGAAGCTTCATCAAGTGAGCCTCGGTCACGCTGTGTGGTACTTGAAG AGGCCATTTGTTTGTTTAGTTGATGATTGCCATGCTAGCTATAGGAGAAAAGACCATTTGAATCGTCACCTTCTTCAGCACCAAGGAAAACTTTTCAGTTGTCCAATTGAGAACTGCAATAGCAAATTTGCGTTTCAAGGCAACATGAAAAGGCACGTGAAAGAATTTCATGATGAAGGTTCATCTTCCTCTGATGCTGCAAGCCAGAAGCAATATGTCTGCCAGGAAGTAGGATGTGGAAAAGTGTTCAAGTTTGCATCAAAGCTGAGAAAGCATGAAGATTCTCATG TTAAGCTGGATTCAGTTGAAGCCTTCTGTTCTGAACCAAGTTGCATGAAATATTTTACTAATGAGCAATGCCTTAAGGCTCATGTGCAATCATGCCACCAATATATTAATTGTCAAATATGTGGGGCAAAGCAGCTGAAGAAGAACATCAAGCGGCACCTTCGATCACATGAATCAGGAGTTGCATCAGAAAGAATTAAGTGTGATTTTGGGGGTTGTCTCCATACATTTTCAACT AAATCAAATCTGCGTCAGCATGTCAAGGCTGTGCATGAAGAACTCAAGCCTTTTGCATGTAGCTTCTCTGGTTGTGGGATGAGATTTTCATACAAGCATGTCAGAGATAACCATGAGAAATCAGCACTCCACGTTTATGTTCCA GGGGACTTCATAGAGTCGGATGAGCAGTTTCGGTCAAGGCCAAGGGGTGGGCGGAAAAGAACATGTCCCACTGTGGAAATGCTTATTCGAAAAAGAGTTGCTCCACCACAAATGGATACGATGATGGATCCAGGGCCTATTCAGGGTTGCTCTTAA